DNA sequence from the Corvus hawaiiensis isolate bCorHaw1 chromosome 6, bCorHaw1.pri.cur, whole genome shotgun sequence genome:
CTGCTGAGGCCAGCTTGatctgctctggagctgctccagccagtGCTCTGATAAAGCTTGATATCGTTTCAACAGTCTCTAGGAGGACCAGAATGATTTCCCTTCATTGTTTAAGATTTCATTCAAATATTCGCTGTGCCAGGAAAAAGGATatttcacttctgcttttcttcttttgttgctgctactagaaaacttttttctttttgcctttctgaaagTTAAGCTATAGTATGGCCAGTGCTTTAGGATTCTGTGGGAATTGTTCCACTTAGTCTCCAGGGACTGAGTGTTTCAGTTGCAAAAGATGCAcctctaaataaataaattatgcaTCAATGTTGGAGGCAAAGCACATGTTCTGCTAAGAGAACACATTACGTGGGGGAGGCCAGGGAAAAACTCTGGCCTTTTGCCCAGATTTCCATAGTAAATAAAGCACCTAAATCCCTTTAAGGATCTGCCCTTCAGTCTGTtcagtagctttttttttgtggcattAAAAATAGTAGTAATATTGGATTAATTTTTAGGCAGTTCAGTAATCTTGGGAGTAATATCTACTCTCCAAAGAAAGACTTAAGGCTGCCATAATTTTGTGTTGTACATCGACTTAAAAACAAAGTTGTATTCCTGTCATGCATCATCACTCTGGTATGGTTGGCAGAGCTCTGCCGAGCTGGGCCTCACTGGTGTGGTAGGTGCCCatgcccttggcagcagctgtACTGCAccctctccccagcacagccctcctcCCTGCCCGACTGTCAGAATCGCTGCCCCCTCTCCTTTTCACTCTCAGCTCTCAGGATATGTTGGGTTTGCagggcaaggttttggtagctgGGAGGCTACCAGGGTTGGTTtcgtgagaagctgccagaagcttccccaacagagccaatgccagccagctaCAAGAtggacccactgctggccaagtAGAGAACTTGggagtgaagttgagcctgggaagaagggagaggtAGGGGGAAGGTATCTTAAggtctggttttatttttcattatcgtactctgatttgattgccAATAAATTAAACTAGTTTCTCCAGGTTTATCTGTTCTGCCTGTGacagtaactggtgagtgatctctccctatCCTTATCAACCCATGATCCTTTTGgtacattttctttcccctgctcagttgaggaggggagtgatggAGTGGCTTCAGGGGCACCAGGGTCATGTTTCCCAGTGTATGAGGATCCCATTTTGCAAAAGGTTACTATTTTAACTGTTAGACTTAATGCAGCTCACTGCACGTGGGATGGGTGAAGGTGCACCTGCATGAGGTGCTGTGCTAGCAACCTGGATGGGGGGGGATGCATGTGGTGGGTTATCCTCACCAGTGAGGGCACAGCTCCCTCAGACCATTTTTACATTGCAGATACAGCTGACTTGTGGTTTCCACCAGACTTACACCCTTAACAAACTTGTTTCAAGCACTATGCTGTAGGCTGGCCCTTACTGCTATTACCAGGCTGACAGTGAAATGtagagcagctctggagccatTTGTAATAGCAGAATGACAGCAGAGCAGACAGGATCTACAGAGACGCATCTACCTAACTGCCAGGTGTGATGATTATACGTGGAATTAAAAGTACTTGCTTCTGTTTAGCATAATCTCCTGACCCTGCAGGCCACTAGTCTCTGGCCTGAGGTGTGGAGAGTGGGCCCTGATGACTTACTGCTGCCTGCAGGTACTGTTCTGGTGCttgctgtgaggagcagagTTAATTCATACGTGGCTGACTCCTGTGGATAGATTTTGGTCTTGGTAGCAGAGGATTCAAGGGATCCACTGCGCTGGCTGGCAGTAGCTTCTGTGCTGGTGTTCATTGGCACAGGAAAATTTCCTTGGTGGTTAAACCAGCATGTGCTATACTGTACCTGGTCATTTCCCATGAGAACAGCATGGCTTTGGCGTGTGGTTGGAATAAAAAAACAAGACTTCTGAGGTTCCTAGATAAAAATTTCAATTGCTCTTAGTAAAGGCTATACTGTCAATCTCCAATTAATTACATTATCTACTCTGTGTGTTAGATCATTGAGGCAGGTCATACAAATAATGCACAATCATATCCTCATTCTGTGGGGCAGGCATTTCAGATACTGTTATATCCGAAGTTAGGATTTTATGGTTTGAATGGATGGAAAACTAGATGAGTAAAAGACTGATTGGATGGTTGGACTTGGAGGGTCGTGGTCAATCAGACATACTATACCTGGAGGCTGCTACCAAATGGAGCACCACAGGGAGCTGTCATGGGACCTGTCGTGTTAAACACCTTTATTTATCAGTAGCCTGAAGCAGATGGCAGAGTACActctctgcagctgtgcagaagaCACCAAACTGAGGGGGACCAGTTGATTCCTGTGAGGGCAAGGCTGCCACCAGAAGGAACCCAGAGTGACTGGGAAAACAGGCCAACAGGAACTGTATGAAGTTAAACATGGGCAAATCCCACTCCTGCCCCTGGGAAGGAAGAGCCCCTTGAAGaagtacaggctgggggctgccagcagctctgctccccaggggAGCCTGAGAACCCTCAGGTCATCCTGGTGGACAGTGAACTGAACATGAGCCTATGGTGCGCTTCCTGCACAACTTAGTTATGGGAGCACAGCATATAGACTGAGGAGTGATTATTGCTCTCTCCTCATCTTTGCAGAAACCACATCTGAGCACTATCTGCAGTTTTCCAGCTGAATTTAGTCCATCATTTCCCATCACTCTTGCTGGTAATACTGGCAAGCAATCTGGAGATGTCAGAGGAGTGGGAACAAGACTTCTATTGCAACAGCTTTAGTGGTGATTGGTATCACTACTAAGTAGCCCCAGTAGTGAAGAGTGACTGAGACAAAGATCTAGTACCCTACCAGCAGTCACACCTGCTCTTCCCTGCATTCTGCTTAGGCTGCGAATCATGTCAACTAAGTTTAATatgttttttctgtaaaaaaactTTTAAGACCTGTTGATTGTCATGTGGTTTGGAGTAATTCATGTTAGGCTTATCTCGTCATTCAAGGTGAAATTTAAACCGTGAATTAAGCGATTATATCAGCAAGTCTGAAGATGATCAAAGAGAGAAGTATGCGCTGAAGGCTGTTTGGTTAGTTCTGTGGCTCAGTCCATGAAAGCAAACATGCACTGCCCTGtgcaaacacagcacaaagGGGTTTTTGCAGACTTTGCTCTATGGACTTATACCCATACCTCCTGGGGACCCTCACTTTGAGTGGGACATAGGGGTGTATATGACAACGACTGGAAGAAATGATTAGCGGAGGATGGTGGTAGTAAAGCATGACATTGGGATTGCTTTCTACTTTCATTATGACTGGAAAATAAGTTTTGCAATGACTGCTTATCTGTAGAAACCCAAGCAAATTTCAACTGAAACTGCCTCAAAGTCACGTAGCTTGTAAATGACAACAAGCTTGTACCATACATACTAGTGCCttagtttaattattttttttccttttattttagtATATATATAGTGAATTATGAAGggtatttattttccagtttggaATTTCGCACTGGCTGACCTGTCCTGTGAAAAAAGCTTGTGCAAAGATACCTTCAGGTGGTATCTGCTTTGCGTTTTGGATTGATCATCTGAAAAATACTGAGCCGAACTGGTGGTGGGAGGATGTTTAGCAAATTAAAACTGAAGGTAAGCATCTTGtagaattaattattttacaatcTGTATCTTTCAGGCTATGGTTGCTTGCTATCCTGGAAATGGAACTGGGTATGTTCGTCATGTGGACAATCCAAATGGTGACGGGCGCTGCATCACCTGTATTTATTATCTGAATAAGAATTGGGACTCCAAGGTGAGTAAGCCATGGGGTTAAACAGAGTGGAAAAACTGCTTTGGAAACATAGCTTTGGAATTGTCTGTTGTTTCTGTGAACTCTGATGAACTTCTGAACTGCTGGTCCATTCTacatctcttcttttttttttttttttctggatgttttTGGCAATCCTCTGGAAGAAAGAATCTGAACTGTTTCCTTATCATCCTCTCTCCCATCCTACACACATACTGTTTTGTTGCTGTAGAATAAAGCTATAAGCACTAGGCTGCATGCTCTTAACACTTTGTTTagaggaaacagcagaaaaagaaaatcaattcaCTACAGAGTAAGTGGATTCTGGGAGCAGAGTAAAATGACAGCCCGAATTTGTGACTTTATCATTCTTGATACTTCAGGCTAACCTACAGAAGATATTCAGGCAGTTCCCTTTTCTTATTTAGGAAGCAATGGGGCTTAGTAAGGGGAGCAAACACATGGCTTGATTCCACCACTGGGTCTCTTGACAGGATGGAGCTCTTGTTTCTGCCTATATTACTATAAGGCAGTTAAGTCAGCCTTGAATATGCCATACCtttaaattagaaacaaaagaagGGTTTGTGAAATTCCAGGATGTCTCTTTGTAAGTCTGTTGTTGTAATGCAGCACAAACCATTCTCAGGGGTTATCTATTGAAAATTGTCCAGTGTTTTTTGCTTCTCTCACCTCTTTCTAGGCCAATATGCTCTTTAAGCACATGTAAATACTATGAACCCCCATAAGTGAGTTCAGATATAGAGGCAATGCCATTGAAAAATGCAGTGTTGCAGAAAAGCACTCCCTTTACAGAGAGTATGATGGTGAAACATCTCAATGTAATTAAATGAAGGAGGAGGTGTGGGAGGAAATGCAAATATCCAATTTATTTTGTGCATTGCACCTTTATCCAAATAGTGAGGAGGCACCCAAGTGAGCACTAAGAAAAGCTAACTGAAATCCAGGACACTGATGGAGTTTATTATGTAGATGTGATGGTGATTTTATGTAAGTGTATGCTGAAGGAGATGCAATATAAGAGTATACTCATGCTGGGCTTTGAAAGCAACCACGTGGCTTTAAACCTGACCTGATAGCTTCTCACTGAGGTCTGCATGTGGCATGGAGGTACCACGTCAGGTCAGTGGTGCATTGGCAGCATCTTCCCTGCATTCTACGGTGCAGCATAAAAGTCTCCAAAGAACCCTctaacagcagcaggaggaggcaggctTCACcttcatcttttaaaatttctagaATGTGTGCAGATCGCAAGACCTTTTCCCTGAAACTTGTGGCACATGGAAAGACAGAAATTATATGGTAGAGAAACCAGGCTGTGTTATAATTAGGGAAAATAGTGACTGGGAGTTATATTTGAGAAGTTTTACAAATCTAAGAATAGAACAGACTTCACTCTTCCCAAGGTGTAAGAGTTAATTCCTAAATGATCAGATGCAGGTTCTGGAATAGCATAAGCAGCATCTAACAGTTGTTGTAGCCTGATCTCAGACTGGTCaggtggagcagctctgtggtatTCACTGGTTCTAGAGATGTGACTGGAAGCTCAGAAGTTTCCCAGTGTTTGCTGTGGGGCTGGTGTTACCTTTATCTTGGTTCATTTACTTTAGACAGAAGCTTATGCCGAAGCATTACAAACTGTTTGGGAAAATCAAAGTGGCCAAGAGACACAGTAAGGTTTTCCAATGTTGTCACATAGCTGTCATGTTCATCATTAGATGTTTATTCCCCATTTGTTAGGTGTTGAGAAGGGAGAAACGTCACTTTTCACATGAATGTGTGGCTGTTTATATGTGCAAAAAGcagtctttccttttctttcagctgcatGGTGGGATTCTTCGAATATTCCCAGAAGGAAAGTCCTATGTAGCAGATGTTGAGCCGATTTTTGACCgactactttttttttggtcagatcGAAGGAACCCACATGAAGTCCAGCCTTCTTATGCAACCAGGTAAGTAGCATATTTGGTATTGGTATTTGgctaggaaaaaacccaaagcatcTCTTCTACCAGTATTTGTATCCAAAATTATGGCCATCGTGTTTAAATACATGTGCATAAAAAATAGACAGATTTTGAgtgaattttctggttttgagtcACTGGGAATTCTCTCACTAAATAGGGAGATGCAAGCTTGAATGATACATTTCCTTGTGTGATGAAAAAAAAGGCCCTTAACCATTGACAGGAGAAATCTTCCAAACTGGGCATAGCTATTtagctgggaggtgctgggttATTCTTTTGCCCTTGTAGCACTATAGGGATTGTTGGGACTACCATCTGTCAGCAGGCTGTGAGAAGCTGATGTGATGCAGGGCAGCCCCCAAGCTGCCTACAGGCGCCCCAGAACAGAAAAACATGCAAAGGTCTGGAAGCTACTCCTGCCCTCTGTTACCAGGGGCTGTGCTCTCTTTTGTGCCTCCAGCAGAAATTCTCACCTATATTTCTGACTTGTTAAAATACACACTAAAATGCTGTCTGTGTTTGCCTATAAAGACGTGTCATTTTCatccgatttttttttttttagtctactaatccagttttgttttttgcttaCTTCCTGAGCATAAAACTTCAGTGCTCTATTTTAATATCAAAAGTGGAAACAAATGcaaggtttctttcttttgtagaTATGCCATGACCGTGTGGTATTTTGATGCCAAAGAAAGAGCAGAAGCCAAAAAGAAGTTCAGGAACTTAACCggtatgatttttttataaatgttcACCAGAAAGAATTTAATGCATTTTGATATTTCCAAAGTCAGAGACAGACCAGGAGTGATTCTGTAGCTACAAGcatatttaatgcatttttggAAAGCTTTTTCACCTCTAATTGTCAGTCAGTTATTTTATGCAAAATGGAGAAGTTGTGACAGAAGATACAGGCCTGGCCCTAGAATCCCTGATGAACAACATGAGGAAAATGGGACAGACAGTTTCTGATTTGAGTCCCAAAtgactgagatttttttcctactctgGATGGCTACTCCAGTCACAGGGAGTCAGCTCTTCTTTTGTTACTTGGGAGGTATATTTTGCCTTCTCCAAACCTTTGTGTAGCACAGAGTCATGAGACTTTCACAGACAGTTTAATAGTTGTGTTCTCTAAATGTTCTGGATGAATATGGTCTGTCTTCTACATTAATGAAGGGCAGAAGCCCACAAAGAGGTGACCCAGCTTTCTAATGGCAGCCACACTGCCTGCTACTGTAGTAATGGCATACAAGTCGCAGACTGAGTTTTCCAGATGTGTTCCAACACCCTACCCGGGACCATGACCAAAGGTTTGCTGTTCAGAGCAGTTTAAGGTCTGGTCTTCAGGGTCTGTCTCAGGCAGCTCCTCAAAATACAGTGTGGAGAGcacttgtcttttaaaatgtatgtagCTGGGCAAAGTTGTAATTAGTCAAATGATTTTCAGAACAAACTGTTGTCATCTCTGTAGCTTGTATGCAAAGCAAATACTAGTTTCACCCTTAAAGAGGATCATGAAAAAGGGGCCAAGAGGTGGTGGGGGAAAGTATCACTGATCTGGGGTCTCAAAATTTACTGGGGCTACTTAAGTATTGCATGAGTCATCTTCAATTTCAGCATGACAAATGTACAAGATCTTTGTGTGATTGTCCTTGTTAACATGCGGTGGTATCATATAGCAGTTCAGTTCAGTCCACATAGTGGATTCATGCCATGattctgaaatggaaaatgttgtccattgaaaacaaaccaacgtttttctgtttctgagtgTTCAGATGAATATAGTCAGAACCTCCTAGTTTAACcacttcttgctttttcttctttttgatgtAGATGCAAGGAAGAGAGAAGCACCTCTTAATGAAGACTAATCAACTGTTCATGAACTCTGTGTGAGGAAATAAGATCCCAAAGATGACTTCCATTTCCAGTAAATAAGGGCAAATCATTTTTATGCACAAGAGTGCACTGGTTGTGTCTAGCATGTGCAGCTTATGCTGATGGTACTTAAGGCAGCCTCCTGTCATGCTGCATCTAGTAGAAGAAAGACGAAAGACTTATTTGCTCTTTACcttttgctggaaaaaataaccagggtttaaaaaaaaaaaagagtatcaCTAAGCCTAGTGGTAGTGGCTCAGCCAACTGGCTTTTGATCACTCTTGTAACTAAGATAATGGTCATTGGAACTAGTGGTAAAAACCTGAGTCTTATTTGCactttatgaggaaaaaaattctagtTCAATGGGAAGAAGCTTTGCAAGTTTAAAATCGGTGGCAGACTGCTAATGGGCACAGAGGGATATCGGACATGGGAAATTAAATTGGATATTTGGAGAGTGTCATTTTACGGTCTGTCCCAAATGGACTTGTTCATGTACTGTTCATCATTTTGCTGTGCAGAACATTGGTTCAACTCTTCAATAACATGACTTCCCAGATTTTTGTCTACACAATCATTGCtttttctggattttgtttgcttttcaagaGGCACATTCTAGCTGTGCAGTTGTACTGCCCTTTCTGTCCCAGGACTGAGGAGACAGTAGTTATGTATCTGTTCACAACTttataaaaccattttttttccattttgagcAGGATGGGTtgtatgttttttattttcacagtttgGTAAAGCAGCTGTTTTCTCCCAAAAGTCTGGTAAACTTGGAAGGCTTATGGCACACAATGCATTGACCCTTAAGGCCAGTGATATGTAGAGAAGTGTTTGCTTTGTGACTTCTCCATCTGCTATGTTCTGTGTGACATAGATATgaatctgaaaggaaaagataTGTCTGGCAGTCTGACAAATATATGATAAATAATGGGTAACTTAGACTTGATTTTTATGCTGCATATTCTTAGTGAACACACTTGTTTAATTTTGCATGCATATGTAATTTGAATGAAACTGCAATTCAGTTTCAATTGATCTGTTATGCCAGGTAACTACTACTGCTGTGCCCAAGCTGTGAGATCAGAGTTATTCAATGGCAaagcacacttttttttctccattatttttttaaacttactgGACTCAATGAGTAACAGGTGACCTATCTCCAATCTGTCTAAACTTTTACAACCAGCACTTACTATGCAGTTCAGAATAGCTCTTAATGAAGCTGGGAGCTAGCAGTGGATGCATTTATCACTCACACTAACTGTTCTCAACCTAATACACTCACTTGCATTCATTTTTATCTCATGTTGCCAGTGTGTATGTCAGACCCTATTAAATGTTCCAAATAGATGCTCCCTTCAGTGTCCCATATTTTCCTGTGCCACCTGCCCCTGCTGGTGAAGGTGGTCTGTCTGAGCTGCCCTGCTCCACTTCCCCACACTGTGCTGGCTTGCCGTGCTGTGATGGGGCTGCATTTGAGCTAGGGAATGGAAAAGTAGTGTGCAATGGCAACTATTAAACGTCAGTGACAGAAAGGTAATAGCTGCAcaggacagaaaagaaataccTTTCATGACATAAAAAATGATAATAGAAAAtagagtattttttaaaacagttttgtatcttaaagaaaaaagaaatgctgagcATCCTTCAGCCTGCCCATGAATGCTGAATGTAAATACAGTAGTGCTAAGACACCCCTTATTCTCTCTGGCTTCTCCCAGGGATCCAGCTATGGTCTTATAGGCCTGACGACTGTGCACCTTAAGAGAGGAATATGAGGGAACATGTGTGACAAATATATTCTTCCAGCTCAAGACTAGGAAAAGACAAATAATATGATAAATGTCCTTTAATGTTAGGAAAAACATTATTCTACTACAGTTACTTTTAAGTAACACACCAGAGACTTGAAGGAAACTTAGTGATAACTTGGAATTCTCATTCTGAAATGTCCATGTGGGATGCAAAAGAGTTCGGGCTCTTCCTTGAGAGTGAGAGGTAACTGTTTGAAATGTGAGAGGCGTTGGAAAAGAGGGCCCGCAGGATTACTGTTTAGCAAAGGTGATGGAATACTGCCTGTTGTATTACTGTGCAAAGTTGATACTGGCGCATAAATTTGAAACTCCTACATGattttaaaaggaggaaaaccagataaaacagagcagagcaaatATTGCTTTGCCTCTAGAAACTGTAACCTTGAAAATGAACTAGGAAGCATTGTTAGTACGCATCTTACTGGAGCCTGGAACAGTGGAAAAACGATGTGGTGGAAGGGAAAAAGCTTTGTCTAAGGGCTGAAAGAGGAAGGTACTTCAGTTATCACTGTTGCTACCACCAGGTTTCTGCAGTGGTCAGCAACACGTGTGGTGGATGGAGCATGGAGCAGAATAGTTGCATTTATAAagtacatattttcatttttagccAATATCTTCCTCatctatattatatatatagaAGACAGAGCAATTATTCTGTGGCAGAGAGTGTTGTCTTTATTAACACTTAATCAAGTGCAAAAAAAGTTGAGGGCTTGGGATCTTGAAACCAATTCCTCAGTCCTCTGTTTCAGATCTCTACTCTGTTTCCAGTGGGATGATCTCCTTGAAGAAGCTGTAGTTTAGCTGGGGATGGGCTGTGGGGGGTGTTGGTCATGTAGGAATACGCAGGTGTGATGTTTCCTACATAGATTTCTCTTGCCTGTCTCAAGAATTGTTGCAAACTTCTCTGTAAGAGCGAAATTATCTGTCTGTGTGAGAGAAGCAGGCTGCTACCGTAGGGAGGGTATTTCAAAGAggctttttccttgtgttttgtcTTCATAGCAAACTGTTTGAATCAAATGGCTAAACAGCACTTGTCAGCCAGTTGTGAAAAGGAGTGCTTTCTCTGAGTCATTTAACTTTGAATCCTCCAaaaattctgggttttttttcacctttagATAATGTGCCTTCATCATTCATATCTGTGAAGATGTTTCATGCTGCACGTGCATGTCATGCAAGTTTTTGATGGCTCTTTAAAAAACATGGTTGCCTTTTCAATTGTGCGGGGGAAAAATGTGCAGAGCCACTAAGCCGCAATTTTCAACAGGAGGTTTTTGTtgtgcagggaggaaaaaaggccaGGAGACAATGCTGAAAATCAAgagactatttttatttttaaacctgtgACCACTGGCCTTTTGAGCAAAGTAGCCTCTAATAAATCTTTTTCTCTAGATTTCTTCTGGTTCTATGAAGAATGACTTCTACAAAACAGTGTCTAAAAAGatccactcttttttttccccttctatttTTAAACCGTTTTAGtcctttgtgttttttaaaatgttggaaTATATTATATGTATTTCTTGTTGTTGCAAAATAGCTGGCTCTAACACCACTTGCATCTAGAAGATAGTGTGTTTATTTGCAGGCAAATGACTAGTTCTCCTTTGACTGTGATGTACTCCCATCAGATATCTGAGAGTGAGTTATGACTACATCTTCTCTTGTCAGGTTGTATGCTGGTCAACAATGCTGGCACTTTGCATTGGATTCATGTAAAAAACCCCTAGTAGTATTTTACCACACATCACATTTTGTGTTCCTGttactattaaaaaaagtgTAGCAGGAGTCAATAAACACTGGGTCATGTTAAACATTGTCCTGTGCAAATCTCTTCAGTATTGTGTCTTACTGTGGCCAGGGGGGCAATGGGAGGGTGCAATGCCATGCAGCTGCATGTAGGGTGACATTGAAATCTGTATCCATGACTGTCTTCTGCTGTTGGAGAGACCTTTTTTTATTGCCCTTGGCTTGGCACATTTCTTTGGTCACTTCCTGCTATTTTGAAGTTATTTACCTTGCTAGTGACCCTCTTCTTGAAATGCCTATTTGTTTTCACACTCCTGTTGAACCAGATAACATTCTCATGATTCAATTGTTGTCTgataagttttatttttaacagtgtTCACATCCTCCCCCTGCTACTTTTCCAGTCCGAATCCCACAGTTTTCTCCTGTGGCTGTGTGGGAGACTTCTTCTCACTCCCACTAACAGTGCAGTTGAATAAAAGCCAGGTCATTTTCACTCATTTGGTAGAGCTGTGAACTTTCCGATTCCTTTGCAATGTTATGAATAGTGAGAATTTCCCTTTTCCTATTTAAAACATGGTTTCTATCATGGATGGCTTGGATTTGACTTACggtgtttttttgttaaagAGGAAAGAGATGTCTAAATAATTTGCCATTTATTTAAGCATTTCTTTTAGACTGAAGAGTTCTTAGAGCATGTGGAGAAAACCTATGGAAAGCAGAGGGGTTTCTCTTCTGAGCATGCTCCTCAAAGAGTAAAGGTTTGTAGGGACAGCTTGAGAAGAAGTTGGCCGTTGGCCATCCAGCTGCCAAGGACTTTGAACTCTGACTAAACTTTCTCTAAGCAAATATATTTGCAGTAATTGTTATCTTATAGCTATTTAGGGGTTTCTTTCCTCCCCCACCTACCCAAAGGGATATGGCTAAATATATTTGCACTGACAATTCTCATGACTCTTGAGAATGCATCTGATATCAGAAGCTGCACTGAAAATTGCAAAGTAGCATGACAGTGGAAGAGAGGTTAGTAAAAATTGATTCCCCTTTCCCACATAATGTTGTCTCTATGGAGTACTTCCACTTCAGAGAGCTGGTTAAAACTCCCATCCTCTTCCACTAAGCACAGATAGAgttttttgtctgtcttttgGAAAGCAGGGATAATTTCATCTACATCTGTGcttattttaaacaaagctgGAGATGCTAAATAAACTGTGCTGGGTGAACTGCAGTCAACAGCAGTTCTTACGTGGTGGCAAACACAGTCAGTGCCAGCATGCCCAGTGCTGCTTTGCTGGGCACCCACAATCCTTCTGCTAGAGAGGAGGAAGTTTGTGATCCCTGATCTTGGCCAACACTCTGGGTGCTGATTTGACAGGAGGGGAATCAGGAGCATAACTGGCTCTTAAAAGCCtgctgtgtgtggggctggtaagaagcacagaaagaaaaaccctgTAGTCCAAACAAGTAGAGCTCTGAAAATCACTTGTGGTTACATGAGTTCACAGCTCCCATCAGGCTgctgggcagagggagcagagcagagaag
Encoded proteins:
- the EGLN3 gene encoding prolyl hydroxylase EGLN3, translating into MPLGHIMRLDLERIALEYVVPCLHDIGFCYLDNFLGEVVGDCVLERVKRMHRDGELADGQLAGPSRGVAKRHLRGDQIKWIGGTEEGCEAINFLLTLIDRLVMYCGSRLGKYYVKERSKAMVACYPGNGTGYVRHVDNPNGDGRCITCIYYLNKNWDSKLHGGILRIFPEGKSYVADVEPIFDRLLFFWSDRRNPHEVQPSYATRYAMTVWYFDAKERAEAKKKFRNLTDARKREAPLNED